A window from Leishmania donovani BPK282A1 complete genome, chromosome 27 encodes these proteins:
- a CDS encoding ribosomal protein L11, putative, with protein MLRRSAVRYLKARPKTVNIEPGSNRFLDPNVEAKARDIFAVPEFPNKAVLHNWRFFIKAGKAATGPPVGQEFSKLGLKAMDFAKAFNDRTKPHFKDDIELIVRIQVYFDKSYIFRIEPPPTAWFLLRAIRKKRGETGPVALRGNYCAYLTLEMCYEIAKMKQMSWGKVEYPPIEVRVRRVVGQARRMGIAIIGIDTVHSSPVKDMTEKQYLEESEKHRKVHMIQYEALKAKELESAPLIERLHRPNMAPLTNTQLEEGLKDANLLNALWKSSHPKSLFAQDTRDREMARRYLNTRGWFKEMTPEEMRVVFLNYRLPEQDRQRQLNMTDGQAQSQAFWSRDATSPQ; from the coding sequence ATGTTGCGACGCAGTGCGGTGCGGTACCTCAAGGCGCGACCAAAGACGGTCAACATCGAGCCAGGTAGCAACCGATTTCTCGACCCCAATGTGGAGGCAAAGGCGAGGGACATCTTCGCCGTACCGGAGTTTCCGAacaaggcggtgctgcacaaCTGGCGCTTCTTCATCAAGGCTGGCAAGGCCGCAACGGGGCCGCCGGTCGGCCAGGAGTTCTCGAAGCTGGGACTGAAGGCGATGGACTTTGCCAAGGCGTTCAACGACCGCACCAAGCCGCATTTCAAGGACGATATCGAGCTCATTGTGCGCATTCAGGTGTACTTTGACAAGTCGTACATCTTCCGCAtcgagccgccgccgacggcgtggTTTCTGTTGCGCGCGATTCGCaagaagagaggcgagaCGGGCCCTGTCGCTCTGCGCGGCAACTACTGTGCCTATCTCACCCTAGAGATGTGCTACGAGATCGCCAAGATGAAGCAGATGTCGTGGGGAAAGGTCGAATACCCACCAAtcgaggtgcgtgtgcggcgtgTCGTTGGTCAGGCGAGGCGCATGGGCATTGCCATCATCGGCATCGACACTGTGCACAGCTCGCCCGTGAAGGACATGACGGAGAAGCAGTACCtcgaagagagcgagaagcaCCGCAAGGTGCACATGATACAGTAtgaggcgctgaaggcgaaggagctCGAGTCGGCCCCGCTGATTGAGCGTCTGCATCGACCGAACATGGCCCCGCTGACAAACACGCAACTTGAGGAGGGCCTGAAGGATGCAAACCTGCTGAACGCGCTGTGGAAGTCGTCTCACCCCAAGAGTCTCTTCGCGCAGGACACGCGCGATCGCGAAATGGCGCGCCGCTACCTGAACACGCGCGGCTGGTTCAAAGAAATGACACCGGAGGAGATGCGTGTTGTGTTTCTGAATTACCGCCTCCCCGAGCAGGatcgccagcggcagctgaaCATGACAGACGGACAGGCGCAGTCGCAGGCCTTCTGGTCGCGTGATGCCACGTCACCGCAGTAA
- a CDS encoding dual specificity protein phosphatase, putative, with product MPPKVSELPQQRKNTVHHLPDDDISLFFRVLRFLSAHSHLATLDAATERLDDADRSPSTTPSAPVARRGVQCTQTGTSASVNNQIPTPPVLREPLEEFRMMATNLPIDQEGLEAARKTVCELLEGLCHKLADPAITKELRQKVLLTDGSELLGNSSSSSGALGISAVECGAIRSLSSFGIDSLNQMQEIVPGLWCGSYHPAIDRELMKRHGITHVCCCIGTPPSFPGDFIYMTLSADDRPDYDMTPHFAHTFEFIENALVTNHGGVLVHCGAGISRAPTVVSAYLMRKLRLCSSAAIHLVQQHRPCASPNTGFRQQLYEYGMKIGVREQEPAARRELASESAWRAANALRRP from the coding sequence ATGCCGCCCAAGGTGAGCGaactgccgcagcagcggaagaaCACCGTTCACCACCTCCCCGATGATGACATAAGCCTTTTCTTCCGCGTGCTGCGCTTTCTCTCCGCCCACTCCCACCTTGCCACCCTCGACGCGGCCACGGAGCGCCTCGATGACGCCGACCGCAGCCCATCCACCACTCCGTCCGCTCCGGTCGCCAGGCGTGGCGTGCAGTGCACCCAAACCGGCACGAGCGCCTCCGTGAACAACCAAATTCCAACGCCGCCCGTGCTGCGGGAACCGCTGGAAGAGTTCCGCATGATGGCGACGAATTTGCCCATCGATCAGGAAGGgctcgaggcggcgcgcaagACTGTGTGTGAGCTTCTGGAAGGGCTTTGCCACAAGCTTGCAGATCCTGCCATCAcgaaggagctgcggcagaaggtgctgctgacGGACGGAAGCGAGCTTCTGGGAaactcgagcagcagcagcggcgcactgGGCATCTCCGCCGTGGAGTGCGGCGCCATACGTAGCTTAAGCAGCTTTGGCATCGATAGCCTCAACCAGATGCAGGAGATTGTCCCTGGCCTGTGGTGCGGCTCCTACCACCCAGCGATCGATCGCGAGCTGATGAAGCGCCACGGCATCACCcacgtgtgctgctgcattgGCACGCCGCCAAGCTTCCCGGGGGACTTTATATACATGACGCTGTCGGCCGACGACCGCCCCGACTACGACATGACGCCGCACTTTGCACACACCTTTGAGTTCATCGAGAACGCGCTGGTGACGAACCATGGCGGGGTGCTCGTGCACTGTGGCGCCGGCATCTCTCGCGCGCCGACGGTGGTGTCAGCCTATCTGATGCGGAAGCTGCGCCTTTGCTCGTCTGCTGCGATTCATCttgtccagcagcaccgcccgtGTGCGTCGCCAAACACTGGTTTCCGGCAACAGCTGTATGAGTACGGCATGAAGATCGGTGTGCGTGAACAGGAACCGGCGGCGCGTAGGGAGCtggcgagcgagagcgctTGGCGTGCGGCGAATGCTCTGAGGAGGCCGTAA